The DNA segment CCCCCCCCCCCCCCCCCCCCCCCCCCCCCCCCCCCCCCCCCCCCCCCCCCTGTCAGGTGATTACCGTACTGGTACATCCTGGGCGCTATTGAACCGGTTCGAACTGTCCGAAGTACTCGGCGACGTTGCCGCTTATCTCGACGTTGAACTTCTCGTCCAGGGAGTAGTTATCGAACAGCCAATTCAGCGCGCTGTAGTGACGGTGCAGGAAATCAAGGAGGTCAGGACCAAAGCTGATGACCCCCGGCCGTACCGGCGTGACCGAACACAGGCAGGATGCGATCACCCCCAGCGTCACTCCGTCCGTGGAAAGGAAATAGAACCAATAGGGAAATGCTTCATCCAGCTTGGCGCAGAAGCGCCTCACCTCCGGGATGTCACGTAGTTCTCGCGGATCGTTGGAGTACCCGAGAAAGGCCAACTCTACGCGCCCCCGAAACCGTTCGACGGTGTCCTGGTCAGCGAGCACACGCGACAGGGTTGCGGTCGTACCGGACACGTCGAGGGCTTCCACATCTGAGCGATCTACGACCACACGCAGCCAGTCGACATCCAAGTCTTCCCCGGAACCCATTCCAGCAACCTCTGCGCTTATCGGATCGCCCGATATGGGACGGGAAATGATGTGGCTGCCCTCCGTGACCGCCTGAGCCGGTTCATGCGTAGTCGGGTCTGCCGCGTTCCCTGTTGCGGTTGGATCGTACAGCACCGTCTTCCTCGTACGAAGGCCGAATCGGTTACGTGGGAACACACCCACCGCGCGGGCGGCTGCGAAGATCTCCCCCAACGTCGCCACGAAGCTCTCCTCATTGGTCCGGAAGAACGTAAGCTGGTGGAATTCACTATGATCCATCAGTAGACAAGGAGTGCCCGTCTCGCCGTATACGGTAAGGACAGGTGGGCTACAGTCTGGGCGGTCAGGGTCGAATAACTCTTTGACGATGACGAGCCCGAAGACATCGCGGCCGGACATGGCCACCCGACGGCGCTTCCCCTCGGTGACGATCTCGATGGACTGAGCAGATCGAAGGTGATTGATGGACCCCTTCAACTGAGTACTCGCCCTCCTTACATGCTTGACGGCAGTGGCCCTCTTGCGAACGATCTTCCGTGTCAGTCCGGCCTGCGTACTTGGGCTGCCCTTGGCCTGAATCAGCAGTAGAGTCTTGGTCGTGGCAACGAGGACGTCTACGAACTCTCGTCCGTTGTCGGCGCGAATCGGGTTCTTGAAGACCCGGGCACCTCCGAACGGGCGATGGAGAGCTGTGGCGATGTCGGGCTCGTTGAGATCGCCCGGGTTCGCGACGTCCTCAGCCAAGTTGTCGGGGAACCGCCGCTCCCGCAGGTGGATCGTGAACGCATTGACGTCGTCACTCCGCGAACGCGCACCAAACCAGGCTTGCAGGTCGTCGACGACTTTCCGGGCGCCAGCGACGGTTAGGGACGTGAAGCGCATCGTGTTCGAGACGGCACGGAAACGATGAGCACTCGGATTCTCGGCTCGGAAGCCCAGCAGTTCTCGACCTAGCTCGTCGAAGAAGTGGACGTAGAAGGAGTCCGACGAGAGGAGCAAGAGGAAGTCGCGGGCCATCTCCTCGTCGAGGGGCGTGCGGATGACCAGTGGCTCGTCGCTGTCATCGAAGAAGGCTGTCACCAGACCATGCGTAGCTACATCGTCCACGTGGACGGGAACCCAATAGAAACTGAACCCTCCCCGTAGTCTGGCCGTTTGGGCCATCTCTCGCGCGGCCTTCACGATGAGGATGATCCGCGAGTCACGACCGCGGCGCATGGGCCATACGCCTCCCGGCCAGTCCGCGAGTATGTCTTGAACCTCCGGGTTTGTAACGGTGAGCCGCATCAGGGAGTCTCCAGAGGGTTGCCTAGTTGTAGGTGCTACCAGGGCTGTTCACCGGATCGACGCGCAATCTGCGAGTTCCTGTCAGAGAGCTCACACCCTACTCGTGGGAGGATCCGGTGAGCGTGCACAAGGATGCGAGGTTGACGTCCGCGGGGCGAGCCACACCGTCACCCGCGGCGGATCCCTCGCCAGCGCCGCCGCCAGATCGAGCGGTTGAGACGGGAGCGCTGGAGTTGTCCCCGGATCGACGGCGACTGGAGCAAGACAGTGAAGGGTGGGAGTACTACCACGCGCCGGTCAATGACGCGTCGCGGATCGCCTACGGGGAGGTGCTGTCCGGCGAACGGAAGGAGGACGCGGTGGCGTTCCTCCTGCGCGTGGTCGCCTTCTTCGGGCGTCAGGGCGTGAAGATCAGCCAGCTCATGACCGACAAGCGGGGGCTGCTACGGGTCGAAACGGTTCCAGAGGACGCTCCGAGAACTTGGAATCGGCCACATCTTATTCACAGAAACGCGCGGTGGTGGCTTTCCGAGGTGTTCCTGATAAATTCCGGCCGCAAAGAGGCCCCGCATCCGCAGCCCAGGACTCCTCCGCGAGAGGCAGGCGATATCCATGAAGTCGGTGACACTCAGGACCTTCGCGCTTAGGGCAGGTTTCACAGAGCCCGCCGACATCTTGAAGGACTCGAGTAGCTGTACGCCCCATGAGATTTCCGTCGGCGGTAGCCGCATCGGAACCCTCTACATCAAGAACTCAAGATTGACACGGCCTCAGTGGCTTGATTTCTTCGATGAAGTGCCTGAAATCAAGGCACTGGATCTATGGAATCGGAGCCACTCGGCCGTTCTCCTGGTTGAAACGGCAGGCAGAAGGTTCGCCCTCTCCTTCGGGTATGGTTACTCGATGATCGAGCCTGCCGCCATCACACGGCGCTTCGGGTTGCGGGCCGCCTTGAATCTCGTCGACCCCGATCAGATCAGGTCGATGGACCGGAAGCGTCTTGAGTCAGTGGCGATGTACACCCGTGAGCAAGCTGGTCGCGGTTCAGGTCTCAACGCGTTTACGATTGACGCCGAGCGTGAGTTGCTACGGTCAATCACCGGAGCGAGCAAGGACCAAGGGGTAGGGACGCGCGTATCGGGGAAGGACGCCTTCGCCATCACGGGGCGGACGGAACTCAGTGAGGTCCTCGAAAGCGTGGCGTCTTGGTATGAGCTGAGTCAAAGGGACGAGTACAAGGGTTCGTTCCTCTGGGTGGACAACATCGCTGAAGAACGCGACCCGACCAAGAGTCTGAGCTTGGACAGCGCTCTTGAAGCGCGGATCCGAGATGGCGACCTGGAGAAGATTTGGCTCATGCCGCCCGAGATACTGGACTGGGCCGATATCGACGGTTTCAAGTTCAGAAACAAGAACCAGCCGCTTTGCCAAGAGCTTGAGTTCGACATCTACTTCGCTGACAGGTACCGGAAGCAATCCGAGGCGAGTATCAAGAAAATGAAGGACGACAAGGTGCTGGCCCAGTCGAATGAAACAGGCGCTGCCGACCCTCGGTGGAGCGTCTACGATTGCCTGTATGCAGAGGTGAGGCTTGAGGATGACTTGTATATCCTTGACGAGTCGCAGTGGTATCGTATTGACCGGGGCTTCGCAGATGAGGTGGCGGGGTTTCAGTCCACGATGGTGGCCACTGGCGTGTCTCTACCGGCGTGTGAGAGCGAGAAGGAGGGCTGCTACAACGCAAGAGTGGCCAAAGAGAGCAACGACTCGTTGAGGTTGATGGACAAGAAGACGGTGAGTTCTGGGCGAGGGCGGGGCACGGTTGAGATTTGCGACCTCTACCATCCTGTCGAGAAGATCTTCGTGCATGTGAAGAAATACAGTTCGTCGAGCACGATGAGCCATCTATTCGCCCAGGGCTACGTTGCAGCTCAGAGCCTGCTCTACCATCGTGACTTTCAACGCCGCGCGATCGAGAAGTTCCCCGACGGCGGCCTTCCCGAGGGCGATTTCGATCCCACCGAATACGAGGTCGCATACGCCGTGATAGCCAAGACGGGACAGGATCAAGTTCAGCTCCCATTCTTCAGCCTCGTGAATCTCAGGACTGCTGCTCAGACGTTGGAGAGGATAGGGTTTAAGCCGACCCTAACGGTGATTCCGAACCATGTGTCCACCTGAATGTACAAGTACGGTATGTACAAGTACGGTATTCACCTGACACCCGGCTTCGCCGAGATCAGCGCTCCAGGCTGCCGTTGTCACTTCCTTTCCGGTTGACTTCTTCCGGCTCCTGGACGTCGGATTCCGTTCCTGAAGACATGGTACGGGGTCCGCGCCTCCATGCCGCAGCCGCGCTCGATTGGACCGGAGCGCTCGTCGCGCGGACGACTGACTGGCGAACTCTGCTTTCACAGCCGGGGCATGAGGTGAGAACGCAGATCGACTAGGCTGATTGACGGTCGGCTCGCGCGCTACGGCGCCCGCCACCTCCCGCGGCGCAGCAGTTCACCGCTACCCGGCCCCGCCAGGATCTCCCCGTTCTCGTACACCACCTCGCCGCGGCGGAGCGTCATCACGGGCCAGCCTGTGACCTCCCACCCCGAGTAGACCGAGAAACCGGCGCCGGAGAACATGTCCTCGTCGCGGATGGTGCGCGTCTCGTCCGGATCCCAGAGGACGATGTCGGCGTCCGAGCCCACCGCGACCGTGCCCTTGCGGGGATAGAGTCCGAAGAGCTTGGCGGCGTTGGTCGAGGTCACCGCCACGAAGCGCTCCTCGGAGATGCGCCCCTGGACGACGCCCTCGGAATAGAGCATCGGCCGCACCACCTGGAGGTTGTTCAGGCCGGCCCGGTGCCGGCTGATGGTCTGCGACGGGTCCATCTTCTCGTCGCGTCGATAGGCGACGTGGTCCGTGGCGAGGACGTGCACCGATCCGTTGGCGATGCCCGCCCACAGGGCGTCCTGATCGGCCTGCTCGCGAAGCGGCGGCTGTCCCACGTAGAGCCCGCGGTCGGGGCCCTCGAAGCGCTCGCGCGTGAAGTGGAGGTAGATGGGGCGGGTTTCGACGAACACGTTGAGCCCCCGGTCCCGGGCTTCCTGCAGCACCCGCAGCGCGCCTGCGGAGGAGACGTGAACCGCGTAGATGGGCGCGGCGGTGGCCTCGGCCATGGCGACCGCGCGCTGGGTGGCGACGACTTCGCCGACCACCGGCCGGCTGTCCGGGAAGTACTCGAGCGAGGTGCGTCCGGCGGCGGTGAGTTGGGCCACCGCGCGGGCGAGGATGGGCCCGTCCTCGCAGTGCACCATGCTCAGCATGCCGGCGCGCCCGGCCGCGTCCATGGTCGCCATGTAGTCGGGCACGGCGGCGTCGAACAGGGTTCGCACCATGAAGGTCTTGGTGCTGGTCTGGCCGGTTTCGGCGGCCAGGGTGGCCATCTGGTCTTCCTGGGCTTCGGGGTCGTTGATGCCCGCGTGCAGGATGACGTCCGCGATGGCCTGCTCCCGGATGAGCGCCGCCTCGCGCTCGATCGCCTGGGCGAGCGTCCGCCCCTCCGCCGGGAAGGCGAAGTTCGAGATGGTGGTGATGCCTCCCGCGAGCGCCGCCTGCGACCCGGTGCGGTAGTCGTCGCGTGTGCGTCCCCCCAGGTGGACGTGCGGATCCACCCCGCCCGGCATGACGAGCAGCCCGGTGGCATCGATCTCGCGGGCGCCGGCCCCCGCGGCGAGCCCGGTCCCGATCTCGACGATGGTCCCGTCCCGCACCCGCACGTCCGCGTCGAACCGTCCCTCCGAGGTGACCACGGTGCCCCCGCTGATGAGGATCTCCTGGGGGGCCGTGGCGGCCTCGAGCGGGGTGGTTGCGGCCAGCGTTGCGAGGAGTACGGCAGCGGTCGCGGCGGAGTGGAGCGGGTGGGCGGCGAAGTCCTTCGAGGCGGCCATGGGATCCTCCGGGCGGCGGCGGCGCTGACGGACACCATAGCCGGGCCGCTCGACGGATCGCCAGCCGCCCGGTTTAGTGCTCGTGCACGTGCACGTGGAGGGGAGCGGTGACGAAGTCGGCGTGTCCCGACCCGACGGCGCCGTGCATGAGGCTGAAGGTAAGCTCGGTATCGCCCTCCGCCCCTCCGTGCAGGTGTCCCCCGAACTCGCCGGGAGTGTCCTGCTCGAACTCCGCGATGGACTCGTTCGCGACGTCCACCCTCAGGTAGAAGTCACTGCCGAGCGTAACCGCGTGCCCGTCGTGGTCTGTGAACTGCACGCCGATGTGGGCGGTTTCCTCGCCCGGCTCGACCTCGAGTTCTCCGGTCCACGTCCCATCGTGCCCGTCATAGGACGCGACGGTCTGGCCGCTGAGCGACAGGGTCACGCCCTCGACTTCGTCGGCGTGAAAGTCGTCGTCCATGGGCTCCATGGGGTCGTCGCCGCCGCAGGCGCCAAGGACCAGCAGTCCCGCGGTCGCCAGGACGAGTGGCAGTTTCCGTTGAAGATGTCTCACGTTCTCACCTCGTTCCGTTGATTGGATCTGCCCGCCTCGGGCATGACCTCGACGGTAACGATAGCGGATTATCAATAACGGTCAAGAAGGCTGCCGTTCCTCTCCGGCAACGCGAACCGCACCATCCTCACCGGTCGCTTGACCGTTCACAGCGGCGATTCGTATTGTGAGTCAGATCAAATCATAATATGAGTCATCGTGGGATCAGGATATGAAACAGCTCACCGTTAGAGGCCTCGGGGACGATCTGACCGGGGCGATTCGCCGCCTGGCGAACCGCGACGGCACATCGCTCAACCGAGCCGCCGTCAAACTGCTGCGCCGGGGGGCGGGGCTGGAGGGTAGACAGGCGGCCGACGCGGTCGGGTCGTCGCTGGATCGCTTCATCGGCTCCTGGAGCGACGCGGAGGCGGACGAGACCGAACGGGCGCTCAGGCACTTCGAGACGATCGACGAGGCCATGTGGGATTGAGGGTGCTGCTCGACTCGAACGCTTATGTGCAGCTCATGCGGGGGAGCGAGAAGGCAGCCGGGATCGTGCGGAGAGCCGAGGAGGTTCTGCTGTCGACGATCGTGCTCGGCGAACTGCTGTACGGCTTCCGCTACGGCTCGCGCTACGAGCGCAACGCCCGCGCGCTGCGCGCCTTCCTCGACAATCCCTACGTCACCGTGGTGCCGGTCGATAAGACCACGGCCGACCGGTACTCGAGAATCGCGGCGGCTCTGCGTGCAAGGGGCCGCCCGATCCCCACCAACGATATCTGGATCGCCGCCCACGCCATGCAGACGGGAGCCGACCTGCTGTCGGCCGACCGCCACTTCGAGCACGTGGAAGGCATCGCCTGGGTCCGCCTCTAGCACCATGACCGCACATCGCCGCTCTCAGAAATCGTAGCGCAGCCGCAACAGAGCCAACCTCCCCAGCTCCGGCGCCCCCACAAACTCCCGGTGCAGGTTGTTGAGCAGGTTGTACACCGTCAGTTCCAGGCGTGCGTTAGGCTGGAACGGAAGCTGATAGCCCGTCGTCAGGTCCAGGACGTGGTACGCGTCCACGGCCCCGGCGAACACGCCCGACCTCATGTCGAACCCGTCCGTGAAGCGCCAGCGCCCGTCGAGCACGAATCCGCGGGCGCGGTCGGTGAACGCGAACCCCACGGACCCCTTGTGGCTCGGGGCATTGAGCGCCAGGTCGTCGCTTCCCGGGCAGTCCCCGTCTTCGTCGAA comes from the Candidatus Palauibacter soopunensis genome and includes:
- a CDS encoding chlororespiratory reduction 6 domain-containing protein, giving the protein MRLTVTNPEVQDILADWPGGVWPMRRGRDSRIILIVKAAREMAQTARLRGGFSFYWVPVHVDDVATHGLVTAFFDDSDEPLVIRTPLDEEMARDFLLLLSSDSFYVHFFDELGRELLGFRAENPSAHRFRAVSNTMRFTSLTVAGARKVVDDLQAWFGARSRSDDVNAFTIHLRERRFPDNLAEDVANPGDLNEPDIATALHRPFGGARVFKNPIRADNGREFVDVLVATTKTLLLIQAKGSPSTQAGLTRKIVRKRATAVKHVRRASTQLKGSINHLRSAQSIEIVTEGKRRRVAMSGRDVFGLVIVKELFDPDRPDCSPPVLTVYGETGTPCLLMDHSEFHQLTFFRTNEESFVATLGEIFAAARAVGVFPRNRFGLRTRKTVLYDPTATGNAADPTTHEPAQAVTEGSHIISRPISGDPISAEVAGMGSGEDLDVDWLRVVVDRSDVEALDVSGTTATLSRVLADQDTVERFRGRVELAFLGYSNDPRELRDIPEVRRFCAKLDEAFPYWFYFLSTDGVTLGVIASCLCSVTPVRPGVISFGPDLLDFLHRHYSALNWLFDNYSLDEKFNVEISGNVAEYFGQFEPVQ
- a CDS encoding DUF6119 family protein, with protein sequence MKSVTLRTFALRAGFTEPADILKDSSSCTPHEISVGGSRIGTLYIKNSRLTRPQWLDFFDEVPEIKALDLWNRSHSAVLLVETAGRRFALSFGYGYSMIEPAAITRRFGLRAALNLVDPDQIRSMDRKRLESVAMYTREQAGRGSGLNAFTIDAERELLRSITGASKDQGVGTRVSGKDAFAITGRTELSEVLESVASWYELSQRDEYKGSFLWVDNIAEERDPTKSLSLDSALEARIRDGDLEKIWLMPPEILDWADIDGFKFRNKNQPLCQELEFDIYFADRYRKQSEASIKKMKDDKVLAQSNETGAADPRWSVYDCLYAEVRLEDDLYILDESQWYRIDRGFADEVAGFQSTMVATGVSLPACESEKEGCYNARVAKESNDSLRLMDKKTVSSGRGRGTVEICDLYHPVEKIFVHVKKYSSSSTMSHLFAQGYVAAQSLLYHRDFQRRAIEKFPDGGLPEGDFDPTEYEVAYAVIAKTGQDQVQLPFFSLVNLRTAAQTLERIGFKPTLTVIPNHVST
- the hydA gene encoding dihydropyrimidinase translates to MAASKDFAAHPLHSAATAAVLLATLAATTPLEAATAPQEILISGGTVVTSEGRFDADVRVRDGTIVEIGTGLAAGAGAREIDATGLLVMPGGVDPHVHLGGRTRDDYRTGSQAALAGGITTISNFAFPAEGRTLAQAIEREAALIREQAIADVILHAGINDPEAQEDQMATLAAETGQTSTKTFMVRTLFDAAVPDYMATMDAAGRAGMLSMVHCEDGPILARAVAQLTAAGRTSLEYFPDSRPVVGEVVATQRAVAMAEATAAPIYAVHVSSAGALRVLQEARDRGLNVFVETRPIYLHFTRERFEGPDRGLYVGQPPLREQADQDALWAGIANGSVHVLATDHVAYRRDEKMDPSQTISRHRAGLNNLQVVRPMLYSEGVVQGRISEERFVAVTSTNAAKLFGLYPRKGTVAVGSDADIVLWDPDETRTIRDEDMFSGAGFSVYSGWEVTGWPVMTLRRGEVVYENGEILAGPGSGELLRRGRWRAP
- a CDS encoding type II toxin-antitoxin system VapC family toxin yields the protein MGLRVLLDSNAYVQLMRGSEKAAGIVRRAEEVLLSTIVLGELLYGFRYGSRYERNARALRAFLDNPYVTVVPVDKTTADRYSRIAAALRARGRPIPTNDIWIAAHAMQTGADLLSADRHFEHVEGIAWVRL